One Eleginops maclovinus isolate JMC-PN-2008 ecotype Puerto Natales chromosome 22, JC_Emac_rtc_rv5, whole genome shotgun sequence DNA segment encodes these proteins:
- the LOC134858479 gene encoding serine/threonine-protein kinase ICK-like, with protein sequence MNRYTNIRQLGDGTYGSVILGRSLESGELVAIKRMKRKFYSWEECMNLREVKSLKKLNHANVIKLKEVIRENDHLYFIFEYMKENLYQLMKDRSRLFPESAVRNIMFQILQGLAFIHKHGFFHRDMKPENLLCIGPELVKIADFGLAREIRSRPPYTDYVSTRWYRAPEVLLRSTSYSSPIDQWAIGCIMAELYTLRPLFPGSSEVDTIFKVCQVLGTPKKNDWPEGFHLASAMNFRWPQCVPSNLKTLIPNASPEAIHLMTDLLQWDPKKRPASAQALRYSYFHVGQALGTPQQILEQGRPQPGLVPLQAPLQSQQSLQQQPLLLKPVPPSQPPPPSQHCSPSRPLQQIQPSAVSAAAQAAVYQRHTELAREQQQKHILKQEQPQSHLPYIVDKSLQSKQTRQESEKAHLLSYQVKPKGGRRRWGHGTGHLKGEDWDDYEETDLTSISILGKSNFSAEQSRQSEDTLSRYGRVLDFSRPNGKEDAPLNLNKSSAYQEPSRTASAKQHYLRQSRYLPGISTKKNVAINASKDLTGSHLWGNSSIPFGGTLPSRGAHGTNTIPGGYMPSFYKKDLGSAGHRGPQGPSVESTASNYATWQSGRSPMNTATNVPSANKSTPGLLPHPPVHTIHGRTDWSAKYGHR encoded by the exons ATGAATAGATACACCAACATCAGACAGCTCGGGGATGGCACCTACGGCTCAGTCATCCTCGGCCGCAGTCTGGAGTCAGGAGAGCTAGTTGCCATAAAGAG aatgaaaagaaaattcTACTCCTGGGAAGAATGCATGAACCTTCGTGAAGTCAAG TCCTTAAAAAAACTCAACCATGCCAATGTGATCAAACTCAAGGAAGTCATTCGAGAAAATGATCACTTGTACTTTATATTTGAGTACATGAAAGAAAATCTATATCAGCTGATGAAAGACAG GAGTCGATTGTTTCCTGAATCTGCTGTGAGAAATATTATGTTTCAGATACTACAGGGGCTCGCGTTCATTCATAAACACG GGTTTTTTCACAGGGACATGAAACCTGAGAATCTTCTGTGCATAGGCCCGGAGCTGGTGAAAATAGCTGACTTTGGACTTGCCCGGGAAATTAGATCTCGGCCACCATACACAGACTATGTCTCCACCAGATG GTACAGAGCCCCAGAGGTGCTCCTCAGATCCACATCCTACAGCTCACCCATAGACCAGTGGGCTATTGGCTGCATCATGGCAGAGCTGTATACCCTCAGGCCTCTTTTTCCAGGCTCCAGTGAAGTAGACACCATCTTCAAAGTGTGCCAAGTCTTGGGCACACCAAAGAAA AATGATTGGCCGGAGGGATTCCATTTGGCGAGTGCTATGAACTTCCGTTGGCCTCAGTGCGTTCCCAGTAATCTGAAGACTCTGATACCAAATGCCAGTCCTGAAGCCATTCATCTGATGACAGACCTGCTCCAGTGGGATCCCAAGAAGAGACCAGCTTCTGCTCAG GCTCTCAGGTACTCTTACTTCCACGTGGGCCAGGCTCTGGGCACTCCCCAGCAGATCCTAGAACAGGGCCGACCTCAGCCAGGTCTCGTGCCGCTGCAGGCCCCTTTACAGTCACAacagtctctgcagcagcaaCCCCTGCTGCTTAAGCCTGTGCCCCCCTCCCAGCCTCCACCTCCCAGCCAACACTGCTCCCCCTCCAGGCCTCTGCAGCAGATCCAGCCCTCCGCTGTGTCTGCAGCTGCCCAGGCGGCGGTATACCAGCGGCACACAGAGCTGGCCCGAGAGCAGCAACAGAAGCACATCCTGAAGCAGGAGCAGCCCCAGAGCCATCTCCCTTACATCGTGGACAAGAGTCTCCAAAGCAAG CAAACGAGACAGGAGTCCGAAAAAGCACACCTACTGAGCTATCAGGTGAAACCTAAAGGAGGGCGCCGGCGCTGGGGCCACGGCACGGGACACCTCAAGGGTGAAGACTGGGACGACTATGAAGAAACAGATCTGACATCCATCAGTATTCTGGGAAAAAGTAACTTCTCTGCAGAGCAGTCGAGGCAGAGCGAGGACACACTGAGCAG ATATGGAAGAGTTCTCGATTTCAGTCGACCCAATGGAAAGGAAGATGCGCCTTTAAACCTGAACAAGAGTTCAGCCTATCAGGAGCCATCAAGAACCGCCTCTGCCAAACAGCATTACCTGAGGCAGTCAAGATATTTACCtg GCATTAGCACAAAGAAGAACGTAGCCATAAATGCCAGTAAAGACTTAACAGGAAGCCATCTTTGGGGCAACAGTAGTATTCCATTTGGAGGGACTCTGCCTAGCAGAGGCGCTCACG GTACAAATACAATCCCAGGGGGATACATGCCATCGTTTTACAAAAAAGACCTTGGATCTGCGGGTCACAGAGGACCTCAGGGTCCTTCAGTGGAATCAACTGCATCAA ATTATGCAACATGGCAGTCTGGCCGTAGTCCAATGAACACCGCTACCAACGTGCCGTCGGCCAACAAGAGCACCCCCGGTCTGCTGCCGCACCCGCCGGTGCACACCATCCACGGGCGAACAGATTGGTCTGCCAAATATGGACACCGCTAG
- the gsta.1 gene encoding glutathione S-transferase, alpha tandem duplicate 1, whose translation MAGKVVLHYFNGRGKMESIRWLLTVAEVEFDEVFLTTREQYLKLLSNGDLMFQQVPLVEMDDMKLVQTKAILNYIAEKYNLHGKDPKDKLMVNTYSEGLIDLMEMIMVLPFAADVKPKLDNIQKKANERYLPVFEKALCGSIYLVGGRLSCADVQLLECTLMLEEKFAGILTDFPNVKSFQGRMTRIPAVSRFLQPGSKRKPQPDDVYVKTIMEVFDIKSPFL comes from the exons ATGGCTGGGAAAGTTGTACTTCACTATTTTAATGGGAGAGGAAAAATGGAGTCAATCCGTTGGCTCTTGACCGTAGCAGAAGTGGAA TTTGATGAGGTGTTTTTGACAACTCGGGAGCAGTATCTTAAACTCCTGAGTA ACGGAGACCTCATGTTTCAACAGGTTCCCCTGGTGGAAATGGACGACATGAAGCTTGTTCAGACAAAGGCAATCTTAAACTACATCGCAGAGAAGTACAACCTTCATGGAAAAGATCCCAAAGACAAACTCAT GGTCAATACCTACTCAGAGGGATTGATAGATCTCATGGAAATGATCATGGTGTTGCCCTTTGCTGCAGATGTAAAACCAAAACTGGACAACATTCAAAAGAAAGCAAATGAGCGCTACCTTCCTGTGTTTGAAAAG GCGTTGTGTGGGTCCATATACCTGGTGGGAGGTAGACTGAGCTGTGCAGATGTGCAGCTGCTCGAATGCACCCTGATGTTGGAAGAGAAATTTGCTGGTATCCTTACTGATTTCCCCAACGTCAag TCGTTTCAGGGCAGGATGACCAGAATTCCCGCCGTCAGCAGGTTCCTGCAGCCCGGCAGCAAGAGGAAGCCGCAGCCAGATGATGTATACGTGAAAACCATCATGGAGGTTTTCGACATAAAATCACCGTTTCTGTGA
- the tmem14a gene encoding transmembrane protein 14A, with translation MAVDWIGFGYALAIAFGGYMGYSRKGSTMSLMAGLVFGGFSAYGAYNISFDPKDIKVSLLTAGALSLVMGMRYKKSGKILPAGIMSGLSLLMVFRLLLLLMV, from the exons aTGGCAGTGGACTGGATTGGATTTGGCTATGCTCTCGCCATCGCCTTTGGAGGATATATGGGTTACTCGAGAAAag GCAGCACGATGTCCCTGATGGCTGGTTTAGTTTTTGGTGGGTTCTCTGCTTATGGTGCATACAACATCTCTTTTGACCCAAAGGACATCAAGGTCTCTTTGC taACTGCTGGAGCCCTTTCACTCGTGATGGGAATGAGATACAAGAAATCTGGGAAAATATTGCCTGCTGGCATTATGTCAGGGCTAAG TTTGCTGATGGTGTTTCGGCTGTTACTACTCCTCATGGTGTGA
- the agpat5 gene encoding 1-acyl-sn-glycerol-3-phosphate acyltransferase epsilon: MLLSLVVHTYSLRYWFPATVMLGTAPAYLLSWGAWRLFSTVLPARVYHKLDDRLYCMYQSMVLFFFENYTGVEVVIYGDIPKNKENVIYLSNHQCTADWIIADMLAIRQSALGHVRYVLKDGLKWLPLYGWYFSQHGGAYVKRSAKFNEITMKKKLQTQTKCGAPMYLVIFPEGTRYNPELKSVIADSQAFATKEGLAVLKHTLTPRMKASHIALNAMNDHLDAIYDVTVAYEGTLSASGQRKPAPSMPEFLCKECPRVHIYFDRVDIKEIPSEPLFFRRWLHERFEIKDRLLTDFYESEDADKLRTFPGEGRHSPLSLSKTLPSMIILGGLTLPLLLTESGRKLYVRTWLYGTLLGWLWVNAFP; this comes from the exons ATGCTGCTCTCCTTGGTTGTGCACACATACTCGCTGCGGTACTGGTTTCCAGCCACGGTCATGCTGGGGACAGCTCCAGCTTACTTGCTGTCATGGGGAGCATGGCGTTTATTTTCCACAGTTTTACCAGCAAGGGTGTATCACAAGTTGGATGATCGGTTGTACTGCATGTACCAGAGTATGGTCCTGTTCTTCTTTGAAAACTACACTGGAGTGGAG GTTGTGATATACGGAGATATACCAAAGAACAAAGAGAACGTGATCTACTTGTCTAATCACCAATGTACAG CTGACTGGATCATCGCGGACATGCTGGCCATCAGGCAGAGTGCCCTTGGCCACGTCAGATACGTCCTTAAAGACGGCCTCAAGTGGCTCCCGCTGTACGGATGGTATTTCTCTCAG CATGGAGGAGCCTACGTGAAGCGAAGTGCAAAGTTCAATGAAATAACGATGAAGAAGAAGCTTCAAACTCAGACTAAATGTGGAGCACCA ATGTACCTCGTCATCTTCCCTGAAGGAACCCGGTATAATCCGGAGCTCAAGAGTGTTATCGCTGACAGTCAGGCTTTTGCTACCAAAGAAG GACTGGCTGTCCTGAAGCACACACTGACACCCAGAATGAAAGCCTCTCACATCGCCCTCAATGCTATGAACGACCACCTGGACGCCATCTATGACGTCACAGTTGCCTACGAGGGAACTCTGAGCGCCTCCGGTCAGAGAAAACCTGCACCATCAATGCCTG AATTCCTGTGCAAAGAATGTCCCCGAGTCCACATATACTTTGACCGCGTGGATATAAAGGAAATTCCTTCAGAGCCACTGTTTTTCCGCAGGTGGCTTCACGAGCGGTTTGAAATCAAGGACCg GCTGCTGACGGACTTCTACGAGTCGGAGGATGCAGACAAACTACGCACGTTCCCCGGGGAAGGCAGACATTCCCCTCTGAGCCTTTCTAAAACCCTCCCGTCGATGATTATCTTGGGGGGGCTGACACTGCCGTTGCTGCTGACGGAGAGCGGCAGGAAACTGTACGTGAGGACCTGGCTGTACGGGACTCTGCTGGGATGGCTGTGGGTGAATGCTTTCCCTTAA